In one Pygocentrus nattereri isolate fPygNat1 chromosome 21, fPygNat1.pri, whole genome shotgun sequence genomic region, the following are encoded:
- the ssuh2.2 gene encoding ssu-2 homolog, tandem duplicate 2 has translation MDRRHLLSDQDEPTAGPAYHHPAAPTAGQWTGAGAEATAPPTEDMPTVPGYENLGPGYNDVPPPPGGYQHPQPPASTPTRHWDIPAISEELAREAFTDYATSSCCYSSKPPKEMVLTDLQALNTYRYRLETFTESRSTEWASEPYNGQLVDGMSGVAPGPWDVAVSVPTLFLDSEMDIRIPHTASIKGCHSCLNLGKSACTRCVASGRIQCEMCGGSGADTSHQRCCSCNGLGRVKCRDCSGVGSNTCATCQGRGQLLCYVKLKIKWTNNIYVQVMDKRSGFPVDLLDSVAGETLLADMNVLVYPVSSFPDEAVNTASRKAVQEHQAQFSTTCRILQQRQTVELIPVTRVHYAWKEKTHIFFVYGIEHKVFTKDYPAKCICCTIS, from the exons ATGGACAGAAGACATCTGCTGAG CGACCAGGATGAGCCCACAGCAGGGCCAGCCTATCACCATCCTGCTGCCCCTACTGCAG GTCAGTGGACAGGTGCCGGGGCAGAGGCCACAGCTCCTCCTACAGAAGACATGCCCACAGTGCCCGGTTACGAAAACTTAGGCCCTGGTTACAATG ATGTTCCACCCCCACCAGGAGGATATCAGCATCCTCAGCCACCAGCTAGCACACCAACCAGACACTGGGA CATTCCTGCCATTTCTGAGGAGCTTGCCAGGGAGGCTTTCACTGACTATGCCACCAGCAGTTGTTGCTACAGCAGCAAGCCACCCAAAGAGATGGTCTTAACAGACTTGCAAGCACTTAATACCTATCGG tATCGGCTGGAAACGTTCACAGAGTCAAGATCCACCGAATGGGCCTCCGAACCATATAATG GCCAGTTAGTGGATGGAATGAGTGGTGTAGCTCCTGGCCCGTGGGACGTGGCTGTCTCCGTACCTACTCTGTTTCTGGATTCTGAAATGGATATTCGCATCCCGCATACAGCCTCCATCAAG GGCTGTCACTCTTGCCTGAATCTTGGCAAATCTGCATGTACTCGATGTGTAGCATCTGGCAGG ATCCAGTGTGAAATGTGTGGGGGCTCTGGGGCAGACACGTCACATCAACGGTGCTGTTCCTGTAATGGGCTGGGTAGAGTTAA ATGTAGAGACTGCTCAGGAGTTGGATCAAACACCTGTGCGACCTGTCAAGGAAGGGGACAACTCCTTTGCTATGTCAAGCTGAAAATTAAGTG GACAAACAATATTTATGTGCAGGTGATGGATAAGCGCTCAGGATTCCCTGTTGACCTTCTTGATTCTGTTGCTGGAGAAACGCTTCTTGCTGACATGAATGTACTG GTCTATCCAGTCAGCAGTTTCCCTGATGAGGCAGTAAACACAGCTTCAAGGAAAGCTGTGCAGGAACATCAGGCTCAGTTCTCCACCACCTGCCGTATCCTACAGCAG AGGCAGACCGTCGAGCTGATCCCTGTCACTCGAGTCCATTACGCCTGGAAAGAGAAGACGCACATCTTCTTTGTGTACGGAATTGAGCACAAGGTCTTCACCAAGGACTACCCTGCCAAGTgtatctgctgcaccatttcTTAG